A segment of the Lolium perenne isolate Kyuss_39 chromosome 3, Kyuss_2.0, whole genome shotgun sequence genome:
gtttctggggggcccacacagtaggggggcgcgcccccccttggccgcgccgccctgtggggtggggccccctggctcccctccgactctccttcggtgttctggatgcttccgggaaaaataagatgtttggcgttgatttcgtccaattccgagaatattgcccgaacagcctttctggaaccaaaaacagcagaaaacaggaactggcactgtggcatcttgttaataggttagttccggaaaacgcataaaatcatcataaagtgcgagcaaaatatgtaagtattgtcataaaacaagcatggaacatcagaaattatggatacgttggagacgtatcagcggcgatCTTAGCTCTTCTTCGTCATTTGAGTGCTGATTTTTCTCTTAAGGATCTTGGAGACCTTCATTATTTTTTAGGTCTATAAGTTCACAAGCATGACACAAGTTTgttgttaactcaggaaaaataTGTTACTGATTTGTTGACACGCGTCGGTATGAGTTCCTGCACGCCATGCCCTACACCATTATCAACTACTGACACATTGGCCTTGACGGATGGCACACCTCTTGGCTCTGAGTATATTTCTCGTTACAGGAGTATAGTTGGTGCTCTTCAGTACTTGACACTGACCCGCCCTGATCTTTCCATCTCAGTTAACAAAGTGTGTCAATATCTGCATGCTTCAACAACTGCACATTGGACTGCTGTTAAGAGGATTTCGAGGTATATTCATGGCACTCAGCGAGTGGGTTTAACTTTTCAAAGGTCTTCCTCTACTCTCCTTAGTGCCTATTCTGATGCCGACTGGGCAGGTGACTTAGATGATCGTCGCTCTACTGTAGCTTTTGCTATATTTTTTGGTCCCAATCTGGTGTCTTGGAGTGCTCGCAAACAACCGACTGTCTCTCGTTCTAGTACGGAGGATGAATACAAAGCGCTTGCTAATGCAACTGCTGAGCTCATCTGGGTTGAAGCTCTTGTTCGTGAACTTGGAGTATCTCTTAATGAAAGGCCATGTTTATGGTGTGGTAATCTTGGTGCTACCTACTTATCAGCTAATCCAGTTTTTTCATGCTCGAACTAAGCATATTGAGATTGATTTTGCTTTTGTCTGTGAACGAGTTGCTTGAAAGCAGCTTGCTATCAGGTTCATCTCCAGTAAGGATCAAATTGCTGATGGTTTCACGAAAACATTATGTACTAGGAAACTCGATGAGTTCAAGCGTAATCTACACCTCTCCCAAGTCTAGATTAATGGGTATTAGACATGTAGTCCTATACGTATACGAGATGGTGTAGTACACCACACGTATACGTATACAACCTTGTATTACCCAGCGAGGGGTTATTCCTCGctcatataaacacgtacccggtgGTCCAGGAGGGCTACGCCGTTCCACCCAAACGACAATACGATCTAACAAGGGTCACACTGGATAGTGCAGTGTCGTGCTTGAAGATGTGGTTGACTATGATCTACAGATttgacatgttttttttttgacatggttggatcacacaatgacatcggtGTGCTCCCGCGCTCACGAGTCTTTGGTATACTTGTTGAAGACCATGCCGTTACGATCAACTATGAGATCAGTTGTCACACATACAACAAAGGATGTTACTTTGACCCTTCTCTAACCTGGTCCGAttctcagatgtgggaggtggtgAATGCATGTGTGATCATACACAACACAAAATTTAaagctagatgtccacttatttgtggatggaGGAAGTATGTACGATCTCGTTGACTAAATGTTGGGTGAACCGTACTGCCTACAATGTTGGACGATCGGCAGTACCGGCTTTCCTATCCTAATATATAAAACTCGATTGTACCGTACTACTAGTATAGTGTACCGTTTTGATTGTTATTTCctgacatactggtgttggtactcttgccgatgttgaatgactactttaatggttgcgcgcgtgcacgcatccttggcattgcggctcaaataaaaattatgggagaaccttcgtGGGTATTTACAGGTATCTATCTTTGGCTGtcttcagaaaagtacaagattatgttctggaagaaggaaaaatttgaagacctcgaagaattgttagtatcttttagactttatattTTGTAATCGCTAGAGTCAGctcgtgtatctctaccatgtactatttgttactatgaatatatgtggtattgattgtcaaaaaaaagtaTAGTGTACCGTTTTGATTGGTACGCATGGCAGGCCAGACCAGGCAAGCAACCGAGgaggagaaaatggagcggtCCGACCTACCTGTCTCCGGCCCGGCGCGGTGAATCGCCCCAGATCTGCCGCGCACGAGCCATAAAGCAAGCAGCGACCGGAAGGAGAggacgacacgacacgacacgagtGCCCAAACCAAAGAGCAGAGCAGAGCAGAGCAGGGAAACGTAGGCGACGAGATAATCCTTCTCGGCCTACCTTGGCCGCCTCGTATTCGTTTCCTTGCCGCATTAAAACTCCCGCACGAAGCCAAGCAAAACTGCGGAACACCAACCGCTCTCGTTTATTCTTCCTTCCTTCCTTTCTTTTTGAACTCAGAGACAGGATTACTTATTATTATTACTCCGTCCGCCTATTCTATCTATTTCACGGACCTAATCCAATCAACTCCTCGCTTcccacaaaacaaaaacaagcagCAGGGGCCCAAACCCGCAAACCCTCGCTTTCTCCGATCGAATtcccccctctccctctccctctccctctccctctcgctcgCCACCACCACCAGTTCGCCGCCGGCCTCCCCACCACCAGTCCCCGCCCCGCGCCCGCTCATCCAGGCCTCTCGCCCCCGCCGATTCCCCCCTCCCCACGCCTCCGACCTCGGCCATGTCGCTCACCTGAGGATACGGTCGGTGGGCTGTTTCTTGCAAGAGTCTCCCCCGAGTCCCAAGAAGAAACAGCCCGGGGGCTACCGTCACTTGCTTGCCGATTTCGATCCATCGCCTCCTTCTCCTCACGAGTCAAGCAACCGCTTCCTTCCCCTCTAGGTCtggttcaatttttttttttttttgcttccacCCCAAGAAGTCTCGGTTCTGAATCTGACTGCCCGAGGAGGAGAAGGGAGCTCTGCTGCTGGTGTAATACGACTAGTTGCCTCCGGCTGCCGGCTTGATGCGGAACAACGGCGCGCAGGCTCCTcgcggcggcgggggcgggggcggccTCGGCCTCTTCTCCGCGCGCTCCCTATCCAGCTACATGCGGATCATGTCCTCGGGGGCGTCCACGGCCGCATCCTCCCTGCGCTCCGCCGGAGCCTCCCTCGTCAACTCCATCGCCACACACGACGACGACGGGACCCGCGACCAGGTTGTGTGTCCTACCTCCTCTCTTTCGATTGTTTTTCACCCGTCTGAGTTTTCTACCGTATGTACTGTTAGATTGCTCTTAATTCTAACCTTTGCACACTTTTAGTTGTTCCACGTGTGCATTAATTGGTAACCGATCCTAAACGAGCAAAGATTTTATTGTACCTGCACGGCACTGCCAATTTTGTTCCCTCTACACCACAGACGCACCGAATGTGGCACTATTACTACTTATTGTTAGTATCGACATATCTGTGCTTAGCAACATATGCCAAAACTGCTCATGTGTTTGTACACTGCTGCTCTTTTCGTATGTGGCAATATCACTATTTATTGTTAGTATCGACCCATCTATGCTTAGCACCATATACCAAAAACTGCTCATGTTTGTACACTACTGCTCTTCTTTCGGTATGTTATTGTCCTAGCTAATATCTAGCAGTAATGCAAAGTGGTCGGCTCATTAGAATCTTATCAAGACAAGTGCCAGATGTGGATTATCCTAGAGTTACCATGAATGAATATACAACAAGCTAGCTTTCACTTCTGGTTTGCACTTATCTGCCTCCGAAATGTTCCTGCTTGGTCAGGTTGTTCGTCAGGTCAGGACACTGTGACAATTCAATAAATCATTTCTTGCCCTTGTAATCATACATTATGCATAACGAATCTACTATAATTGCAAGATAAGGGCGATGGAGCTGTACTCAGATTTCTTAAGCTAGGCAGGTTAAACCACCAGCTTCACCGCATTCTGTATACTGCGTTGGAGTATACTGTATGTAAGACAAAAGATATTGCTCGTGATCTTGAGACGGATGGTTAGAGTTTCATATTTGCAACTACTATCATTAAATTGCGAGTAGAAAAGAAACAATCATATCTGGATGTTAAATGTGGAGTATTTTAGTAAGAACACTGCCAGTATTTTACACCCTTAGCGGCTTCTAATTTCTTTGAATGCGTGATTCCGACAATCTGTATTCTCCATGTAAAAATGTGCTAATACATGTCCCATTTGTCATTTGATTTGCAGGTACAATGGGCTGGGTTTGATAAACTCGAATGTGGGGGTGACACACTGCGGCAGGTTTTGCTTCTGGCGTACAGATCTGGCTTCCAAGTATGGGATGTTGAGCATGCTGATGATGTCAGACAGCTGGAATCCAGACACGATGGTGCGGTTTCTTTCATGCAGCTGCTAAAGAGACCAGTTGCCTCGAAGAGAGGCGAAGACAGATTTGTAGATTCACGGCCCTTGCTAGCCCTTGCTGGTGGTGGAACTAGCACTGGAAATGGAAACAGCAATGATACCAATGGCCCTGTCTTCAATGGAACAAATGGCACTCAGCATAGTATTGGCGGTGAAAAACTGCCTACCATCCTTCGCTTTTATTCACTGAAGGACCATGCTTACGTCCATTCAATGAAGTTCAGATCAGCCGTCTATTCCATTAGGTGCAGTTCTAGAGTTGTAGCTGTTTCTCAGGCTACTCAGGTATGCATGCTTCACTGTTCTAACTCGGCGTTTGGTTCATAAATAATCTTAATGAAACAATACCTTTTGCAGATACATTGTTTTGATGCTGCAACATTGGAGCTGGAATATACACTTCTTACAAGCCCTATAGTTTCACCGGTTTCAGGTTATGGCCCACTTGGATTAGGTCCTAGATGGATTGCATATTCTGGGAGTCCAGTTCCAGTTCCAAATACTGGCCGTGTTAGCCCTCAACTTCTTAGTGTGTCTCCCTTAGTCCCATCTCCTGGTTCAAACGGCAGTGTGGTGGCATACTATGCAAAAGAATCAAGCAAGCAATTGGCGGCTGGCATTGTAACGCTCGGTGATGTTGGATATAAGAAGCTTTCCAAGTATTATTCAGACTTGAATGGTAGTGGTACTATGAAGCAGGGGAATGGCTTCAAAGCAAATGGAGTAACAAATGGACATACTATTGACAGTGAATATGCTGGAATGGTATGTAATTTATCACGGCAAATACATTTTTTTCATTAACTCTATTATATATCTTAAAGGTAGTTAAACtattggtcatgacctttggcatACTCTATTAGGATGTTTCATCATGCTAATCGTATGTACACCATCAAATTTTAAGACTGTTAGGGTCCTAAGCACGCACCTCACCATGGGTACAAAATTGCTGTTGGTATTCCTCAAGAGTTTTCTCTGCTCGATTCTGAACCTCTGTAGATGCCGTGCAAAACTGGTTATGGTAGTTTATCTATATTTCATTGTACAAACCTAAGGTTTTATTTGGTAGTTTGCTTCCAGCTATTGGTTTAGCAGGACATTTGAAAAGTAAATCCCTCCCGCCTTGGTTGTTTGTGGGATTGAAATATAATAATCTGATGAATGATGGATGGCGAAACTTATCCTTCTGGTTATGTTGAATAACTAGTTTTGATTAGCTGCAAACGAGTTTTCTCTTGATATATTAGAATTATGTGACTATATGCTCTATTTGTCTTGTGACTTCATGAAATGTGACAGCACCTGTTCCCTCTCAATGGCAGGTCATTGTCCGAGATATTGTCTCTAAATCAATGATAGTTCAGTTCAGGGCACATACTAGTCCAATTTCAGCACTCTGTTTTGATCCCAGTGGAACTTTGCTCGTGACAGCTTCTATTCATGGCCGAAACATCAATGTTTTTCGCATTATGCCTTCTGTGGATGGCAATACATCAGAAGATGGTCCAAATGGCACCTGTGTTCATTTGTATAAACTGCAAAGAGGCATCACTAATGCGGTAAGCTTACATTCATGTTACTTTTAATAGATAAACATATTCACATTACTTAACCATTTCCTTGTATGTTTGATGACTTGTAACAGTATGACCTTTGTGATAGGTCATAAAAGATATCAGCTTCAGCGACGACAGTGAATGGATACTGATTAGCTCGTCGAGGGGAACAAGTCATTTCTTTGCAATATCTCCATATAGTGGATCCACAAGCTTTCACTATAGTGATAACAGCCTTGCAGAAAATAATCATATAGTGGATTCATCAGTCAAGCATGCCGCTCAGTGGTCACAGAACACACCTACCTCTCTGGGCCTCAGTCAGAAAATGCTTTCTGTATCAGGCCCCCCTGTCTCATTGTCTGTTGTTAGTAGAATAAGAAATGGGAGTAACTTGTTGAAGGGTGCTGTCCATGGTGCTGCAGCATTTGCGACAGGTGTTTCCAGCCCAATCGCTGGTGCTATTGCTTCAACATTTCACAACTGCAAGGGTGGTGTTCACTCAGATGGCAGTTCACTTTGCATGAAGTATTATTTGCTAGTGTTTTCCCCATCTGGAAGTATCATACAATATGTTCTCCATCACTCGGCTGAACAGGATTCCGGAGTTGATTTTCCTTCAGATGCCGTTTCTTACGGATCCCAAAGGGAAACTGATACAAAGTTTGTTATTGAAGCTCTTCAGAAGTGGGATGTTTGTCAAAAGAGAAATAGACGAGACACTGCTGAGAGTAATTTATATAATGATTATGATAGTGGAGAAAATAATAAACTTTTCCAGAAAGTTGTCAGGAAAGGAAATAGTATCTACCCGTCCAATAGTGCTGCTGTTGAAAGGCTGAAGCTTAGTGCTGATGAAAATCATAAATATTATATTTCTGAGAGTGAACTGCAGACACATGTTTTGCAAATTCCGGTCTGGTCAAGATCTGGGGTAATTTTGTTTATCTGTTCTCATCCAATACCAAATTTGTCCTTTTTGTTTGACTTCCATGTATGCATGATCATAAAACTTGCACTAATTGGTTGCCAGGTACACTTTCAAGTAATAGGGGGCGGAACTTTGGAAGCAGACACCAGTGATGATATTTCAGGGGAAACCGAAATAGAAAAAGTCTGGACTCGTAATATAGAATCAAGGTCAAAGAATCTCACACCAGTCTTTGACTCTCTTCACACATCTAGGTATCAACAGACAAGGTATGCTCTGATGTTGCATTTGTTCTCGGATAATTGCAATCTTCGTCATTGTAATGATAATGGCTTGCCGGTATTAATAATTTTCACTATATTTCTTCTGTGCTAACTTATTTTCTTTTCCCCCTTTATAGGGTGAACATGCCTGATAGTAACAGAACTGGTTTGCTGCAGCGACAGAAGTCTGGATTTTCAGCAGATGGTAGACTCTCTCGCAGAAGCAGTTCTAGTTCTTTGGACTGCATGTCTGAAGTTCCAAATAGCGCTGATGATAACAGCTCTGGTCAATATTTAGTAGAAGATAGTGCTGCTGCTGTAAATAAGAACTCAATTCTTAACCACCAAGCCGAGCTTGTAAATAACACTGAGAGCCTGAACATGGAGGCCCTGCTCGGAGTTGTAAATAGCAAAGAGGATTGTGTCGATAGAGAGCTACTCCCAGACCTGTGATAGTGACTGTTGTCAAAGGTAACAGACACAAAATATTATTCAAGAATGGCATACATATTATGTTGTTGAAACTTGTGAGGTAGTGTGCCATTGCATCTGAACATCCTACTTTGCAAATAAGTACTTAGCCACCTATATACCTGAATTGGTTTGCTATCACACCTCCTGCTGGTTTAGATCTTCTCAATTGTCAGCACATGTCTTACCTAGTCTTTATTCTGCACCACTATGTAGACATTCTAGATTTATAGCTGGTATATTTGGGGCACTGAATCATTTCATTTGGTAATCATGGTCATGGACTCTTGACGTGCCTTGCAGATGATCACTGGTTATGGTCGCGATGGAGGAGCTTGTTCAATCGCCAAAGTCCTATGCTTGTGTAACTGTTATTCTTTCATATCTCCATCTGGAGTTCTTGGCCTCTCTTGTATACTGCTATTTTTATATGCATTCGTGGTGAGTTTACCGATGAAAGGATGAAGGGAGGTCGAATTATGGCCCTATGGATATGGAAGCTCTAGTGATGTAAAGTTGGGGTTTCTATCTTGCAAAAATCTGTACAGAATGAGAATGTTCATTACATTTTCAATAATAGCTCTTAATTTGTGAATATTTGAACGCATACGTGTCCATACTAGTGGCAGCTACTAGAGATTTCCCATCAGTTAGTACGATAACTGATGTGATGTCTTCTCATGTTGCAAACTTGCAACTGGACCAATGGCACAGGGTATTCTGTGCCACTTATATCTTGTGCTGTTGGTACTTGCTAAGACAAATAAGGAAAGATTAGCTTCTGGTAAATAGCCTATCATGGCGATGTACTGGTAGCCAACATTATTTTTTTTGCTTTGGTGATTAGCCACCCTTTCTTTTGTCGTTTCATGTTTAAAGAATTTTGTTCGTATAAGCTTTTTGTTCAGCCTAAAGAGATCACCTATTTGACAGCACTAACTATGTTCTCTCCTTTTGCCCTAAAGAAGTTCGTCTCTTTTCTTAGAGGAGATTGGTCTAACTTTTAAGTTAAAAGTTTTAACTAGTGAGATGGTGTGTTTTTGGTATGCGGTAAGATACTTGGGACACGTTTGGTAGGCTGTACCAATATCTTTGATCAGTTGGTCAGTTGGGCAGTGTTAGATGGGCATTGCTCGGTAGAAAAAGGCATTGGTAGGCTGTAGCAATATCTTTGGTCAGTTGGGCAGTgttagatttttttttgtgagatcGCACCACTTTATTAAAGACTTTCAAAAATGTGAAATTCAGACCCTCTACATGATTCAACCACACATGGCGTCCCTGTGGTAGAGAGGAGGCAAACCGACCTAAATTATGAGCCTCCGTGTTCATCTTGCGGCCTTCATGACGAAAACAAACACCTCCTCGTGCTCTCGCCGTGTCCTTGATCTCCACCAAAATATGACTTGACAGTCCCAAGTATTGATCATGCAGCCCCTTCACCACTTCTAGGCAATCAGAGGCTACTGTAATATCGCCCAAATTCAGATCAGCAACCAATGCAAGTGCCTCTCTGCAAGCCAAAGCCTCCAAACACGTTGGATCTATGATCCCTTAAAAAACGATCACCGAAGCTCCCAGGTAGCCTCCCTCATACGATCGGCAAACAACTCCCACAACTCCTTTATTAGCCATTTTCGCCACCGCTGCATCAACATTCATCTTGCATTCACCCGCCTGCGGCGGCAACCAGCCTGGTGCACACCTCACCGTAGCTGCTCCAACTCGAGTAGGCTTCTTCTCCTTGCTGGACAACAGATCTTTCAAGAAGGATTGAACGAACATATGCGTTGCCTTCGGACTCTGAAAACAGTCCTCATGGATCGCCTTTCTCCTTGCACGCCACAAAGCCCACGTCGTGACTACCACGCAAGTAAATTCATCATGCTTCATCGACTGGATCATCGTGAACAGCCACTGTCGTGCAGAGGGTTCGGtagtcatactaacatgttccacgaCATCTTGATCCGCCAAAGCCCACACACAGCGAGACATGGTGCATTTGAAGAGAGAGTGGCGCCATGAATTCGCTTGGCCACAGATTGAGCAAGCATCCGTGGTAGCCATATTTCTATGATGGCGGACATCTCCAGTTGGAATAGAGCAATGTGCCAACCTCCACAGAAAAATTCTGACCTTTGCAGGGACTTTGCAGCTCCATAGTTTCAGCCAAAGCTTGCCATTCGCTCCACCATCAGATGATGCCAAATCTTCCCTTGTCTTCTTTACAGACACAAGACGCCGATACGCTGAGCAGACTGTAAAAATGCCCCACTTCTCGAAATGCCATGCCCAAAAATCACTTTGGTTCGGAGTGCACAATGGAATCCCTCGTATAGCTTCGATGTCCATCGGGAGGAAAAACTCCTCTAGTTTCTCCACATTCCAACACGCTCGAGTATGATCAATATAATCACTGACTTTCCGCGGTGCATTATCATGCAATGATGCCACTGGGGTAAGTCTCTCATCCCTGGGCAGCCACTGATCACTCCATGCATCCGTGCTCCTCCCATCGCCTATCCTCCCGATGAGCTCGAGCTTCAGCGCGCCCCTCCCCTCCATTATAGCCCGCCAAATCTGTGATGGATGTGAGCCAAGGTCCGCTGATAGGAAGTCTGAACAAGGGAAATAAACTTCCTTAAGAATCCTTGCACTGAGAGAAGTAGGTTCCGTCAAGATTCTCCATGCTTGCCGAGCCAGCAAAGCAATATTAAAGAGTTCAATGTCGCGGAAACCCAAACCCCCATCATACTTCGGTTGAGTCATCTTCTCCCACGAGACCCAACATGTTCTTCTTTTTTCCCTCTTTGCTCCTCCACAAAAAATTCCTCAACATTGCATTGATATGATCACACAGGCCTCGGGGTAATTTGAAACAGGACATGGAAAAGGTAGGAACGGCTTGGGCCACAGACTTGATCAAGATCTCCTTGCAACCCACAGATAGAAGTTGTTCCATCCACCCTAACACCTTCTTCTAGACTTTATCCTTCAGGTACTTAAAAGCTCCACTCTTTGACTTACCAACATCAGATGGTAGCCCAAGATATTTCTCATTGAGAGTCTCACGCTGCACATCAAGTTCGGCCTTGATACTCTCCCGCACCACCACTGGACAGCCATTGCTGAAAACACCGaagacttatccatattaattctCTGATCCGAGGCCATACAATATTTCTGTAGAACTTGCTTCACCTGTGAAGTGCCCTCACTACTTGCTCTGGAAAAAAGGAATTGGGCCAAGTTGTAGCCCTTTTGGTGGCCCGTATGCGATAGTTATGTAGTCCGTTTGGTTGCcagcatgcctattgattgcatgGGCTGGACAATTTCTCTGCTTCGTTTGGTTGCCTGTGCAACTTTATTTTAACCTTTGCAGTGCAAAATAAAGTTGTATGGCTGCCCATATGAGGGTTGTTATGGTCACCTTGCATGAAGTTTTGGTGAGGTAACCAACATATCTTGCCACATAGCTACATCCGGTCATGCACTCTACCTACTAGTACATCATGAACTTGACAATCACTGGGAAAAGAACAATGATGATGAAATCTTTGCTCTTGCCCGAGGAGTTGCCTCTAGCAATGGCATTCCTATAACAACCATAAGGTGATGTGGCTGATGATGCATAGGATGATGAGACATTGGCTCCTACTGAATTGGCTGATGAGGCATAGCTTGATCAAGCATATCTTGAAGAGCTATGTCTAGATCAGCCAAGAAATTTTGTAAATCCTCTTGTGCCTTCTCCAGAGTATCATACCCTCAATAGCTATTGTTGGAGGAGCCATTCACTTGTGTTTGGCAGGTCTTCCATGAATTGTAGATCCTTGGCTGACTCCCTTTGAACACCACATACCACTAaatagaagaaagaagagaaggtAATGTACATGATCAAAAGCAAGCAAATTTAAAAGCATCACAAGTTCACGCAAGATCAAAAACTAATAGGAGCATGCATCAGTGGCGGACGTAGGAAATAATTGGAGTGGGCACACCTCAATTTTTTTTGCGCCCCCAAAATGTGAAATCCTTTGTATAGTGAAGTAATGAACAATATACAAGACAAAATCATTGTAAACATTGAATTTCAATACATATATCAAATTTTCACGATTACAAtacaaataattcaaaacatgaaaaGAGTCTTACACGATAGAATACAACGTAAATAGAAAATTACATTATTTCTTCAATCTACGATATGTCATTGGGAAAGTCTCATTACCTTTTGTTCATCATAAGAAGCAAATGAATTGACGAGATTCAAATCCGCCATACAAATAAGCAACTCCATGTTAACCTCACCAAACCGATTGtcaagtgatacgtccaaaacgtatctactttcccgaacacttttgctattgttttgcctctaatttgtgtattttggttacaactaacacggactaacgctgttttcagcagaattgccctggtgtcttgtttttgtgcagaaactcaactttcaggaaaatccccgggattaatgccaatgggcctattttcatagaagactcacggagccagaagggcaggccagggggaggcccacggcctccacaccataggccggcgcggcctaggaggggggcgcgccgccttatggtgaggccgccttggccagcctccgacgcccccctctggactacttaaggtcttcgacctaaaaacgcacgggggttagacgaaatcgccagaagccatccagaacacagccgccatcgcgaaactccgtctcgggaccagaaactccgttctggcactccaccgggacggggaattggaggagatcatcgccatcatcaccaccgacgcctctccatcgaccagccatgtttcccccatccatgtgtgagtaattcccccgctgtaggctaaaggggatggtagggattggatgagattggtcatgtaatagcataagattgttagggcatagtgcctagtgtccgtaattggtactttgatgatattgttgcaacttgttatgcttaatgcttgtcactagggcccgagtgccatgatctcagatctgaacatgttattgttttatgatcttacctgcaagttgtatacacatgtcgctgtccggaacccgaggccccaaagtgacagaaattgggacaaccgga
Coding sequences within it:
- the LOC127344070 gene encoding autophagy-related protein 18f isoform X1, with the translated sequence MRNNGAQAPRGGGGGGGLGLFSARSLSSYMRIMSSGASTAASSLRSAGASLVNSIATHDDDGTRDQVQWAGFDKLECGGDTLRQVLLLAYRSGFQVWDVEHADDVRQLESRHDGAVSFMQLLKRPVASKRGEDRFVDSRPLLALAGGGTSTGNGNSNDTNGPVFNGTNGTQHSIGGEKLPTILRFYSLKDHAYVHSMKFRSAVYSIRCSSRVVAVSQATQIHCFDAATLELEYTLLTSPIVSPVSGYGPLGLGPRWIAYSGSPVPVPNTGRVSPQLLSVSPLVPSPGSNGSVVAYYAKESSKQLAAGIVTLGDVGYKKLSKYYSDLNGSGTMKQGNGFKANGVTNGHTIDSEYAGMVIVRDIVSKSMIVQFRAHTSPISALCFDPSGTLLVTASIHGRNINVFRIMPSVDGNTSEDGPNGTCVHLYKLQRGITNAVIKDISFSDDSEWILISSSRGTSHFFAISPYSGSTSFHYSDNSLAENNHIVDSSVKHAAQWSQNTPTSLGLSQKMLSVSGPPVSLSVVSRIRNGSNLLKGAVHGAAAFATGVSSPIAGAIASTFHNCKGGVHSDGSSLCMKYYLLVFSPSGSIIQYVLHHSAEQDSGVDFPSDAVSYGSQRETDTKFVIEALQKWDVCQKRNRRDTAESNLYNDYDSGENNKLFQKVVRKGNSIYPSNSAAVERLKLSADENHKYYISESELQTHVLQIPVWSRSGVHFQVIGGGTLEADTSDDISGETEIEKVWTRNIESRSKNLTPVFDSLHTSRYQQTRVNMPDSNRTGLLQRQKSGFSADGRLSRRSSSSSLDCMSEVPNSADDNSSGQYLVEDSAAAVNKNSILNHQAELVNNTESLNMEALLGVVNSKEDCVDRELLPDL
- the LOC127344070 gene encoding autophagy-related protein 18f isoform X2, encoding MFLLGQVQWAGFDKLECGGDTLRQVLLLAYRSGFQVWDVEHADDVRQLESRHDGAVSFMQLLKRPVASKRGEDRFVDSRPLLALAGGGTSTGNGNSNDTNGPVFNGTNGTQHSIGGEKLPTILRFYSLKDHAYVHSMKFRSAVYSIRCSSRVVAVSQATQIHCFDAATLELEYTLLTSPIVSPVSGYGPLGLGPRWIAYSGSPVPVPNTGRVSPQLLSVSPLVPSPGSNGSVVAYYAKESSKQLAAGIVTLGDVGYKKLSKYYSDLNGSGTMKQGNGFKANGVTNGHTIDSEYAGMVIVRDIVSKSMIVQFRAHTSPISALCFDPSGTLLVTASIHGRNINVFRIMPSVDGNTSEDGPNGTCVHLYKLQRGITNAVIKDISFSDDSEWILISSSRGTSHFFAISPYSGSTSFHYSDNSLAENNHIVDSSVKHAAQWSQNTPTSLGLSQKMLSVSGPPVSLSVVSRIRNGSNLLKGAVHGAAAFATGVSSPIAGAIASTFHNCKGGVHSDGSSLCMKYYLLVFSPSGSIIQYVLHHSAEQDSGVDFPSDAVSYGSQRETDTKFVIEALQKWDVCQKRNRRDTAESNLYNDYDSGENNKLFQKVVRKGNSIYPSNSAAVERLKLSADENHKYYISESELQTHVLQIPVWSRSGVHFQVIGGGTLEADTSDDISGETEIEKVWTRNIESRSKNLTPVFDSLHTSRYQQTRVNMPDSNRTGLLQRQKSGFSADGRLSRRSSSSSLDCMSEVPNSADDNSSGQYLVEDSAAAVNKNSILNHQAELVNNTESLNMEALLGVVNSKEDCVDRELLPDL